A region of the Acidimicrobiia bacterium genome:
TGTTCTTCCCAAACGTCGCCCACTGGCTCATCGAGGACCGCTCGGATGAAGTTGCCCGGCTGGTGATCGAGTTCCTCAACGAAGGCCGCCAAGCGGGATGAAGAGAAGCCCCAGCGGATCGCTCTGAAGGACCTCGGCATCGGCTTAAGTCGGCAGACAGCATCCGGTAAAGCGCCGTGTCGATCGTGGCAGGGTGCCCAAAGTCCGGGACGCCATCCGCCTCGTGGAATCCCACGGGTGGTACTGGGTTCGAACCCGTGGCAGCCACCGACACTATCGGCATCAATATCGGTCTGGTGTTGTAACCATCGCTGGCAAGAGGAGTCAGCAGGTGCCGGTGGGGACGTGGCGAAGTATTCTCAAGCAGGCGGGAATTGATCCGAGGGAGCGTTAGTGCAGTACGCAGTCGTCTTTGAGAAAAGCGGGAATGGGTACGCGGCCTACGTCCCGGATCTGCCTGGCTGTGTCGCGGCCGCACGGACACGCCGCGAAGTGGAGTCGCTCATCGAGTCCGCTATCCGGGAGCACCTCGCTCTCATGCGCGAGTACGGGGATCCGATCCCCAAGCCCACCACCTGGGTCCATCAGGTGGAAGTCGCGTAACGGGCGGACTCGGCGGCTAGTCCTCGCCGATGTCCTCGTTCCAGATCTCGGGATGAGCGGCGATGAACTCGCGCATGAGCTCCATGCACTCCGCGGAGTCGAGGTTGACGACCTCGACCCCCCGTGCCCGCAGGTAGTCCTCGCCGCCCACGAACGTGCGGTTCTCGCCCATCACCACCCGCGGGATGTCGTACAGGAGGATGGCGCCGCAGCACATGTCGCACGGCGACAGGGTGGTGTACATGGTGGCCTGCCGGTACACCGCCGCCGGAAGGCGGCCGGCGTTCTCGAGGGCATCGGTCTCGCCATGGCGGATGGCGCTGTTCTGCTGAACCCTCCGGTTGTGGCCGACGCCCAGTACCGTGCCGTCATCGGCAACCAGCGCCCCACCGATGGGCACGCCGCCCTCCTTGCGGCCAATCCGGGCCTCGGCGATGGCAAGGGCCAGGAACTCGTGGTCACGGTCGCGGATGGTCATCCCGGAGATCCCTCGTCTGAAGACGTGGCGTCGTGGACCGCACGTTCGGAGTCGGTATGGTCGGGCTCGGCTGTTTCGGACTCGGCGCTATCGGACTGGGCAGTATCCGACCCGGAGGTGTCGGTCTCG
Encoded here:
- a CDS encoding type II toxin-antitoxin system HicA family toxin, with protein sequence MPKVRDAIRLVESHGWYWVRTRGSHRHYRHQYRSGVVTIAGKRSQQVPVGTWRSILKQAGIDPRER
- a CDS encoding type II toxin-antitoxin system HicB family antitoxin, with the translated sequence MQYAVVFEKSGNGYAAYVPDLPGCVAAARTRREVESLIESAIREHLALMREYGDPIPKPTTWVHQVEVA
- a CDS encoding nucleoside deaminase; protein product: MTIRDRDHEFLALAIAEARIGRKEGGVPIGGALVADDGTVLGVGHNRRVQQNSAIRHGETDALENAGRLPAAVYRQATMYTTLSPCDMCCGAILLYDIPRVVMGENRTFVGGEDYLRARGVEVVNLDSAECMELMREFIAAHPEIWNEDIGED